AGCCGGGCTTTTACTGCGCTTTTTCGTTATTCAGACAGAGGCAGAGACTGGTGATTCAGACCCAGCATTTTCTGCATCACGCCTACTACCTGGCAGCTGTAACCAAACTCGTTGTCATACCAAACATACAGAATGGCACGCTTACCGTCAGCGATGGTGGCCTGTGAGTCCACTACACCGGCGTAACGAGAGCCAACCAGGTCGCTGGACACGATTTCAGTGGAGTTGGTGAAATCAATCTGGTTTTGCAGTGGTGAATGCAACGCGACGTCCAGCAGATAGTCGTTGATATCATCTTTGCTGGTTTCGCTGTTCAGGTTCAGGCTCAGAATGGCCATTGACACGTTTGGCGTCGGAACACGAATAGCGTTACCGGTCAAACGACCAGCCAGCACAGGCAGCGCCTTGGCAACGGCCTTGGCAGCACCGGTTTCAGTGATAACCATGTTCAGCGGGGCGCTGCGACCACGGCGATCGGCCTTATGGTAGTTATCAATCAGGTTCTGGTCGTTGGTATATGAGTGGATGGTTTCCACATGACCGTTTTCGATACCGTACTTATCGTTGATGGCCTTAAGCACCGGGGTGATGGCGTTGGTGGTGCAAGATGCGGCAGAGACGATAGTGTCTTCATCGAGAATATCGTTATCATTCACACCGAATACGATGTTCTTGATGTTACCTTTGGCAGGCGCAGTGAGCAGTACCTTGGCAGCTCCTGGGCTCTTCAGGTGCAGTCCAAGACCTGCTTCGTCTTTCCACACACCAGTGTTGTCTACAACCAACGCATCTTTAATACCATACTTGGTGTAATCCACTTCTTCCGGGCCGTTGGCATAGATGATTTGGATGTAGGTACCGTTGGCAATCAAGGCATTGTTTTCTTCATCGATTTCAACAGAACCGTTGAAAGGACCATGAACTGAATCACGGCGCAACAGGCTTGCACGCTTCTCCAGATCGCCAGCACGGCCGCCACGGATAACGATGGCACGCAGACGCAGTTTGTTGCTGCGGCCAGTACGTTCAATCAGCAGACGCGCCAACAGACGGCCAATACGACCGAAACCGTAAAGAACCACGTCTCTTGGTTCTACTTCATCAGCGTGATCAATGGCGCTGGCAAGTTCTGAGGCCATATAGGCTTCTATTTCGCTGGCGTCGCTGTGGTTACGCCAGTAGTTAACGGCGAGTTTGCCGATATCAACTTTACACTGCTTCACTGCCAGCTTGCTCAGCACCTCAATAAAGGGGAAGCTTTCGCGCAAACGCAGTTTGTCACCCACGTGGCGACGCACCAGACGGTGAGCCTTGATAATATCAATGGTAGAGGCGTTCAGCAGAGGCTTGCCATAGACAACAACTTCTACACCTTGGTTGCGATACAGTTTACCCAGCAGAGGTTGCATGGCCTCGGCCAGTTCAAATCTTTCTTGCCAGCTTTGCAGGTGTTTATCAGCACTCATGTACAGGTCCTTTATCTCACTTTTCTATATTTATTTACAGAAAGGTTTGAGTAACAAACAGAAACGACCATAATCAGTTTTATCCGGGACCCAGGTCCCATTTCAGGTCGGCGCTATTGTAATGAAACTTCCACCGCCTTGCCAGAAAGATATTTTCGCTAAGTTTGTAATTTTATTAGAGAAAACACAGTGAAAAGTCATAGACAACGACCTTTTTTTGTAATGTTTACATCATTTGCATTTGTCACCGGTGCTTTTGTGCTTTTTGGCTGTGATAATGGCCGAAACTCAGACACGATCTGTAAAAATAATCCTGAACTTTGCGAAGACCTGCATAAAGACAGTTGGTGCCGATATGAGAAAGGGGACCTTATCCGCCAGCGTTTCATCCTGAAAACTACCCCCAACCCCACAGGTAAACAAATTTACGACCAGCTCAGATTTCTCGAGGTGTATTCAAAATGCATTGAGTTGGCTTCAGGGGTACAACACAAGGTTAACGTTCAGCGCACCAATGACAGACTACGCGCCTTTGGTATAAGTGTGCAGAACCTGGAAGAATTACAGGAATCCACCAAGGGCAGCCAAGATCCTTACCTCGCCTACTACCACTGGTCCCGACTCGACGACGCGAAAAGTCTTGCCGTGCTCATCAAAGCCGAAAAGGAAGGACAGATTTCTGATCCGGAGCTTTTATCCAAGCTGGCGATTTACTACCTGAAGACTGACGCCGCCCGAGCCAAAAAACTGTACCTTGATGTGCTGGGCATGGTCGATGCAGACCATCTTGATCCGGACTGGTTACTTGGGCTTGCCACAGCCTCACGCACTCTCGGCGATTTAGACGGCAGTTACCTTTACTCCAGGGCCAACATAGCGCTGACCAAGCAAAGCGTTAATGAGGCGCAAATGCTGGCGCTGCTGACGGGCGATAAGACCAAGGCGGCCATGCTTGATAGCGAAGCAGAACAGTTGGCCAAAGCGGTCAGTTCCGGAAATTTTGCCGGTAGTGCGATTGAGAAACGCCTGAGGGCCGAGATAGATACAGAACGGGCAAAAATCGAGCCAGTCGCTCCTTTAGCACAGGATTGACTGCCCTGATTTTTCAAAAAGCGAGACCGATGTAAAAATATAACGATTCTTGAGGTGAAAAACGGGTTAAAACTGGGATTTAACTTGACGAAATCGAACAATTTGGTAATTTTACTACCAGATATCGTTTATAATCACTGAGGGATATGAAATGACTATCCGCGTAGCAATTAACGGCTATGGCCGTATCGGCCGCAACGTACTGCGTGCTCTGTACGAAAGCGACAAAGACTACCCAATCGAAATCGTTGCCATCAACGATCTCGGCGACGCCTCCATCAATGCTCACCTGACCAAATACGACTCTGTACACGGTCGTTTTAACGCCAAAGTTGAAAACGATGCAGAAGCCATTTACGTCAACGGCGACAAAATCCTCACCTTCTCTGAGCGTGACCCAGCCAAGCTACCATGGGCCGACCTCAAGGTTGATGTGGTATTTGAATGTACCGGTATCTTCACTTCCAAAGAAGCCGTACAGCCACACCTGAATGCCGGTGCCAAGAAAGTCATCATCTCAGCCCCCGGCAAGAACGTGGACGCCACCGTAGTTTACGGTGTTAACCAGCAGGTCTTGACCAGTGACATGACAGTTATCTCTAACGCGTCATGTACTACCAACTGCCTGGCGCCTTTTGCCAAGCCACTTAACGATGCCATTGGTATTGAGTCAGGCCTGATGACCACCATCCACGCCTACACCAACGACCAGCGTCTGTCTGACGTGTATCACAGCGACCTGCGCCGAGCCCGTGCTGCTGCCATGTCCATGATCCCAACCAAGACTGGCGCTGCAGCTGCCGTAGGTCTGGTGGTTCCTGAGCTGCAAGGCAAGTTCGATGGTCTGGCGGTTCGCGTACCTACTGTGAACGTGTCTCTTGTTGACCTGTCATTCATCGCCTCTCGTGACACCACAGTAGCCGAAGTGAATGACATCATCGAAAAAGCACTGGCTGCCGATGAAGTTCTGAGTCAGGTTCTGGCGGTAAACAAAGAGCCTCTGGTGTCTATCGACTTCAACCATAACGCCTATTCTTCCAACTTTGACGCAACCCAAACCCGAGTGAGTGGTCGTCTGGTGAAAGTGATGGCTTGGTACGACAACGAGTGGGGCTTCAGCAACCGTATGCTGGACAACGCCGTTGCATTGATGAACGCCAAATAAAACGTTCTGATAGTGAAGAAGGCCCTTAGGGGCCTTTTTTGTTGTCTGCTATCGGTAAACTCATCGATTAGCCTGTTATCCTCACTTGCAGGATCCCATGCACATGTTGCAACAAGCGCCGTTTGCCTTGTATCTACCGGATACTTCAGTGGACACCCAAATTAAGCCCAGCCGAAGGGGGCGTGGGATCACTCTGTTCCTTATAGGAGGTCATTTTAAATATTACGGGTCACCCGTTTGCCCTCCCCTCCATTTGTATGACCTTAATGCATTCATCTTTTTAAAGGGATAGGCGCCTGATTGGAAGATAAAAAAGCCCCGCATTAGCGAGGCTTTCTTTGTTTAGGTTAGGTTAGGTTAGTTGAGGCCAGCCAGCGCTTCTTTACACAGGCTGGTGATCCTATCCCAGTCGCCTGCTTCCATTGCATCTGTGGGGGCAATCCAGCTGCCGCCAATGCAATCCACGTTCTTCAACGCCAGATAATCACGGTAGCTTGACGGTGTGATGCCGCCGGTCGGGCAAAAACGAATGTCGGCCAGTGGCCCCTGGAAGGCTTTGAGGGCATTAACGCCACCTGAGGCTTCAGCCGGGAAAAACTTAAAGTGACGATACCCAAGCGCCATGCCGGCCATCACTTCAGAAATACTGGCAACACCTGGAATGAGTGGAACCGTACCTTCCATGGCGGTTTTAAGGAGCTCAGGATACGCACCGGGGGTGATGATAAACTGCGCGCCAGCCTCTACTGCCTGACGAAGTTGCTCTTCGTTGAGTATGGTTCCTGCACCCACGAGGGCTTCTGGTACTTCAGCGGCGATTTTACTGATAGCATCCAGTGCACAGGACGTGCGCAGCGTGACCTCCAGTACGCTGATACCACCGGCTACCAGAGCTTTCGCCAGCGGCACCGCATGCTCCAACTTATTGATCACCATAACAGGCACAATCGGACTGCGCTTAAAAATATCTTGTGGTTGTAAAGACCAGTTATTCTCAGACATCGGTTGTATCCTTTCAGGCTCAATAAAGTTCATCGATTGCTTCGGTGCAACGGGCACCGGTTTCGGGACTGCTGAGATTTTGTCTGAGCGCGCCGAAAAGTTCCCTGCCCATGCCATAACGGGACTTTCTTAATTCCACCGGTGCGGCAGTGCGGCTTTCAAGCTCGGGAGCCGAGACCAGCAAGGACAGTTCACCGGTAATGGCATTGATACGGATAAGGTCACCGTCCTGAACCTTGGCGATAAGACCGCCATCCAGAGCCTCAGGCGTAAGGTGGATTGCCGCAGGTACTTTGCCTGATGCACCGGACATACGACCATCGGTCATCAACGCCACTTTAAAACCGCGGTCCTGCAAGGTACCCAGGATGGGGGTTAGTTTGTGCAGCTCAGGCATGCCATTAGCTTTGGGTCCCTGACCTTTCACCACAACCACACAGTCTCTATCAAGCTCACCGGCTTTAAAGAGGGCATCCAGTTTGTTCTGATCATCAATGACCACCGCTGGGGCTTCGACGATACGATGCTGCTCCTGGACTGCCGAGACTTTGATAACGGCGCGACCAAGGTTGCCTTTCATCAGTTTAAGGCCGCCATTTGACTGGAATGGCTCTGCAACACCGCGCAGTACCTCTTGGTCCAGACTGGTAACAGGACCATCAACCCAGGTGAGCTGACCATCAATGAGTCTTGGCTCCTGGGTGTAACGGCGCAGACCGTAGCCTGCCACTGTATTGACATCTTCGTGGATAAGACCTGCATCCAGCAGTTCTTTCATCAGGAAGGCCATACCGCCCGCCGCATGGAAGTGATTGATATCCGCGTGACCGTTGGGATAAACACGGGCCAGCAGAGGAACGGCATCAGACAGCTCGGAAAAGTCATCCCAGTTGATGATGATACCGGCGGCCCTGGCCGCAGCCACTATGTGCATGGTCAGGTTGGTTGAACCTCCGGTGGCAAGCAGCGCAACTATGCCGTTAACCACGGATTTTTCGTTGACTATCTCACCTATGGGTGAATACTGCAGCCCGTTTTCGGTCAGGCGACAAACCTGCTTGGCGGCCATTTTGCTGAGTTCGGTTCGCAGTGGGTCGTCCGGGTTCACAAAGGATGAGCCTGGCAGTTGCAGCCCCATCACCTCGAGCACCAGTTGATTGGAGTTGGCAGTACCATAGAAGGTACAGGTACCGGCACTGTGATAAGAGCTTGCCTCGGCTTCGAGCAAGGCTTCGCGGTCCACCTTACCCTCAGCGAATTTTTGACGCACACGGGCTTTTTCCTTATTGGGAATGCCTGAGCGCATGGGCCCCGCAGGTACAAACAGCATTGGAAGGTGGCCAAAACTCATTGCACCAATCAGCAAGCCGGGCACGATTTTGTCACACACCCCAAGCAGCAGCGCGCCATCAAACATGTTGTGGGATAAGCCTACGGCGGTCGCCATGGCTATCACCTCACGGGACAGCAGCGACAGCTCCATCCCGGGTTGGCCCTGAGTTACACCGTCACACATGGCGGGTACGCCACCGGCCACCTGGGCAACACTGCCTACTTCATTACAGGCGGCTTTGAGCAGCTCAGGATAATGTTCATAAGGCTGATGGGCAGACAACATGTCGTTAAACGCAGTCACAATGCCAATATTGACCTTGGTGAGTTGGCGCAGCGACTGTTTATCTTCTGCGCCACAGGCGGCGAAACCATGGGCCAGGTTGCCGCAACTCAAGGCAGAGCGATGAACCTTTCCACTGCGGGCTTCCTGCAGCGCGGCCAGATAAGCACTGCGACTTTCTTTACTGCGTTCGATGATCCTGTCGGTCACCGATTTGACTACGGGGTGCATAACTTGCCTCCTTAAGCGCTCCAATACACGTCGACCGGGGTTTTGTGTTGACCCAATACCACTCGAATTGGCATCGCTTTTATATCGTCGCTTTCGAGCGCCTGACGATAGACGCTGAGCTTTTGTTCGCCCACCAGATGCAAATAGATTTGGCGGCTGTTGAGAATCGCTTTTTTGGTCAGAGTGATCCGCTCATGTGGCGCCGTTCTTGGTGTCACGGCTTCACACAAAGCGTCACTGTCCAGTGCCCGCATCAGGTCGTCAGAGCATGGGAACCAGGAACAGGTGTGTCCATCGTTGCCCATCCCCAATACAACCACATCGAACGGGCGTGGCACGTTGGCCAGATGTTCAGAAGTCATGGCTGCGCCCTCTTCTGCACTGGCAAACATATTTTTAAGGCCGCGAAATTTGGCTGATGCGGCACGGTTTTGCAGCAAATTTTCACGCACCAGACGCTCGTTGGAGTCCTTATGGGCGTTGTCTACCCAGCGCTCATCGGCGAGCGTAACAAAGACCTCGTTCCAGTCGATGGCTTTATTGGACAAGGCCTTGAACAGTTTGAGCGGCGTGGAGCCGCCACTTACCACCAGGCTCGCCTTGCCGCGGGCATCCACCGCATCCTGCAGTTGGCGCGCGATACGGTCTGCCAACTGGGTTTCCAGCGAATCAGTGTTATCGAATGATTTGAATACCGCTTCTTTCAGCACCTTGGCCTCCTTATTCATCCCAGGAACGCCCATCTTTGGTGATGAGCGCTACCGAGGCCACCGGCCCCCAGGTGCCCGCAGGATAGGCTTTCGGTCTTTCGTTACCCGCTTCCCACGCCTGAATGATGCCATCAACCCAGGTCCAGGCCTGCTCTACTTCGTCGCGGCGAACGAACAGCGCCTGGTTACCGAGCATGGCTTCCAGCAGCAGACGTTCGTACGCATCGGCAATGCGCTCGTTTTTAAAGGTGTCAGAGAAGCTGAGATCTAACTTGGTGGTTTGCAGACGCGTCTTTTGCTCCAGACCCGGCACCTTGTTCATCATCTGAATTTCAACACCTTCATGGGGTTGCAGACGAATGGTCAATTTGTTCGGTGGCAGATTACGGTAACTGGAGCGATACAGGTTGTGCGGTGGATTTTTAAAATGCACCACAATTTCTGAACTTTTGAACGGCATACGTTTGCCACTGCGCAGATAAAATGGCACACCGGCCCAGCGCCAGTTGTCAATATCCACACGCAGTGCCACAAAGGTCTCGGTATTGGAATTAACGTTTGCGCCTTCTTCCTCGAGATAGCCTGGAACCGGGCTGCCCTTCAGGAAACCCGCAGAGTATTGGCCACGTACCGTGTTTTCGTTGACGTTATCCATGTTGATTGGGCGCAGCGACTTAAGCACCTTTACCTTTTCATCACGGATAGAGTCGGCATCCAGGTTTACGGGTGGATCCATGGCGACCAGTGTTAGCACCTGTAACAGGTGGTTTTGGATCATGTCCCGCATCTGGCCGGCTTTATCGAAATAACCCCAACGACCTTCAATACCCACTTCTTCTGCAACGGTAATCTGCACATGATCGATAGTGCGGTTATCCCATTTGGACGCAAAGAGTGAGTTGGCAAAACGCAGTGCAATCAGGTTTTGTACCGTTTCTTTACCCAGGTAATGGTCGATGCGATAAACCTGGTTCTCATTGAAGTATTGAGATACCTGGTTATTGATAACTCGGGAAGATTCGAGATCTGAGCCAATTGGCTTTTCTAGGACAACGCGGGTATCGGGGAAAATCAGATTTTGTTCGTGCAGACAGCGGCAGATATCGCCGAAAATGGCAGGAGGAGTAGCAAAGTAATTAACCATGACCCGCTTTTCAGGTTCAAGCAGCTCATGGAATGCACTGTACCCTTCTGACTCGGTGAAATTGGTACCGACATAATGGCAGCGGCTGACGAATCTTTCGATAGTGGTTTCGCAGAGGGGATCTTTAACGAAGGTGGTCAGTGCCGTCTTAACCAGCTCACGAAATTCTTCAGTAGAGAATGCATCTTTGGCAACACCGATGATCTTGGTGTCGTTGTGAAGCAGTGTTGCCTTATCCAATTGGTATAAAGAGGGAAGCAGTTTGCGCCTCGCCAGGTCACCTTTGGTACCGAAAAGGACAAAATCACAAGCTTTTGCCCCTGATGTTGTATTGCCCATTGCTGCAAGCTCTCCTTTGTAATCGGCTTCGCCGTATGCTGGACGGCCAGAAGCCCTTTTGTTGTAATATAACAACAGAATCTGATTTATGCATCCATATTTTGCAAATTCGTCTACACCGTCTTACTAGGCAGTTAAACAAGAATTCTGTTATTATTTTTGTGCTTAAATTACTGTTGGCAGTAATAAGTTGGTGTGAAATCACCGCGAAAACTGTAAGCGGCAAACCACTTTGTGATCCAGGCAGCAAATTGAAACGCTGTGATCAGAAAATAAAAAAATAACACCTTCATCAATAGCGGACGTACGCGTATGAATACCCTAGAAAAGGTCCAGAAAAGTCTAAACCAATTCAGCAAGTCAGAACGCAAAGTTGCCGAAGTGATTCTGGCCTCTCCCCAAACTGCGATTCACTCCAGTATCGCTACCCTGGCCAAAATGGCCGATGTGAGTGAGCCTACGGTTAACCGTTTCTGCCGTCGCCTTGATACCAAGGGCTTTCCTGATTTTAAGTTACATCTGGCCCAAAGTCTTGCCAACGGCACACCCTATGTCAGCAGACACGTGGAAGAAGATGACTCGCCAGAGTCTTACACCACTAAAATCTTCGAATCTTCAATGGCTTCCCTTGATACTGCACGTCAAAGCCTCGACATGCAGGCGATCAATAAAGCAGTAGATATTCTGACACAGGCCAAAACTATTTCGTTCTTCGGCCTTGGCGCTTCGGCTGCTGTGGCCCACGATGCGCAAAACAAATTTTTCCGCTTCAATGTACCTGTCATTTGTTTCGATGATGTGTTGATGCAGCGCATGAGTTGCATTAACAGTAACGAAGGTGACGTAGTGGTGCTTATCTCTCACACTGGCCGCACCAAGTCACTGATTGATATAGCAAGACTTGCTCGCGAAAATGGCGCAGCCGTGATAGGCATTACCGCCAGAAACTCACCCTTATCAGTTGAATGTACCTTGTCGGTCACCATGGAGGTGCCGGAAGATACTGATATGTACCTGCCAATGGCGTCCCGCCTTGCACAATTGGTCGTAATTGATGTACTCGCAACTGGATTTACCTTAAGACGCGGTCCAAGATTCAGGGACAGCCTGAAGCGCGTAAAAGAAGCATTGAAAGAATCCCGGATCAATAAAGACCCGATCCTGTAAGTTGATTCCAACCCAAATTTGGTAGTCAGACACAGTGCTGGCTACCATTTACCCGCCTAAAACCGGCGGTTTCTCACAAAAATAAAAAGCTTGAGATAGATCATTTTGTTTGTAACTTTCCTACATAATGCGCCAATGTCTGTTAATATAGTCTTCAGATTAACTTGAAACTTAACGGAGTAACTCATGTTCCGCAGAACCAAAATCGTTACTACCCTTGGCCCAGCCACAGACCGTGACGATAACCTGCGCCGCATCATTGCGGCTGGTGCTAACGTAGTCAGACTTAACTTCTCCCATGGTTCACCAGAAGATCATCTCGAGCGCGCAACCCGTACCCGTGCCATAGCCAAAGAGCTCGGCGTGCATGTTGCTATCCTTGGTGACCTTCAGGGGCCGAAAATCCGTGTATCCACCTTTAAGGACAACCGTAAAGTACAGTTGGCCTTAGGTCAGGAATTTATCCTGGATGCGGAGCTGGCCAAGGGCGAAGGTGACGAAACCCAGGTAGGTATCGACTATAAGGAGCTGCCGGACGACGTCAGCATCGGCGATATCCTGATGCTCGACGACGGTCGTGTTCAGCTGAAAGTTGAACGCGTGGAAGGTCGCAAGGTGTTTACCACTGTGACGGTTGCCGGTCCATTGTCTAACAACAAGGGCATCAACAAGAAAGGTGGTGGCTTGTCTGCCGCGGCACTGACCGAAAAAGACAAAGCCGATATCATCACCGCAGCCCGCATTAACGTTGATTACCTGGCTGTGTCTTTCCCTCGCAGCGGTGCAGACCTCAACTATGCCCGTGATCTGGCGAAAGCCGCCGGCTCCAATGCCATGATTGTTGCCAAGGTTGAACGTGCCGAAGCTGTTGCCTCTGATGAAGCCATGGATGATGTAATCCTGGCATCCGACGCTGTGATGGTTGCCCGTGGCGACCTGGGCGTGGAAATCGGTGATGCAGCACTGGTAGCCGTGCAGAAAAAGCTTATCAGTCGCTCCCGTCAGCTGAACCGCGTGGTGATCACTGCGACTCAAATGATGGAGTCGATGATTACCAGCCCAATGCCAACCCGCGCCGAAGTGATGGACGTGGCAAACGCAGTGCTCGATGGTACTGATGCAGTGATGTTGTCTGCCGAAACCGCCGCCGGTGACTTCCCGGAAGAAACCGTACGCGCCATGGCCAATGTGTGTGTGGGCGCAGAATCTCATCCCAGCGTAAAAGTGTCCAAGCACCGCATGGATGAGCGTTTTACGTCGGTTGAGGAAACCATCGCGCTTTCAACCATGTACGCAGCAAACCACCTGGACGGTGTAAAAGCCATTATCGCCCTGACTGAATCCGGAGCGACTGCACAGCTGATGAGCCGTATCAGCTCCTCATTGCCCATCATTGCCCTGTCGCGTCACTCAACCACTCTGGCTAAGATGGCTTTGTACCGTGGTGTTCAGCCTGTGTATTTCGACTCTACATCCTTCAGAGCGGATGAAGTTGCTGCCCAGGCGCTCGAAGCGGTACGTGCTGCCGGTTACCTCGGCAGTGGTGATATGGTGCTCATGACCAAGGGTGATGCCATGGAAACCATCGGTGGTACCAACACCTGCAAGGTACTTATTCTGCCCTAATGGCGGTTGGTCATCTTGTCTTTATAACCCGGCGTAAGCCGGGTTATTTTTTACCTTCTATTCTTGTGGGAATTCTTTTGTCCAACTGCCACCGAACTCCTCACAACCATGACCAAACCCACAGTTCGGCTCAATAAAAAAGGTACGCATTGGCGTACCCTTTTCTTCTATTTAAACCTGCTATGGCTGAACTAACACAGGTTGTTTTACCTGTTACAAGGCACTGAACTCGTCAACATTGACAGCGGCCAGGCGCAGTTCGTCAGCCTTCAGTACTTTATCGTGCTCTTCCTGACTGATAACGCCTTGTTCAACCGCTTGACTGAGCAATGCGGCACTGACGCCTTTGCCTTTCAACTTGCCTTCTTTTTGAGCGGAACGCAGTTTTTTGTATATGCTACGACACTCGTATTGTGCCAGGAAGGCTTCTTCAACTTCGGCAATACCGCCCTTGTCGCCATCGAATGATGGGCACAGGAACGTCAGACGCTCACGGGCCGGGCCGGGTTTAAGCATGGCCTCCACGACCTGAGTAGCCAGTTTGTCAGACGGGCCTTTGAAGTGGTTACCGAGTGGGAACACCAATGCGCGCAAGAGCCAACCTACCGGACGCAGCGGAAAGTTTCTCAGTGCATCTTCCAGTGCCTTCGCGGCCTTCATCAGACGGGTCTGCATCACATAATGTACAGTGGGCAAATCATCATGTTGGCGGCCATTGTCTTCAAAAAGCTTCAGCGTAGCCGATGCCAGATACAGCTCAGACAACACATCACCCAAACGGGCAGAGAGCATTTCACGGCGCTTGAGTTCGCCACCCAGGATAAGCATGGCCATATCAGTCATAATGGCCAGCGCTGCCGACATGCGGCCCATATGTTGGTAATAACGTTTGGTATCCCCACTTACAGGCGACTGGGCAAAACGGCTGGCAGTCAGCGCTGAAAACAGACTCGACAAGGCATTGCGGGTCGCGTAACCCATGTGTCCGAGCAGCAAATCGTCAAAGCGCTCCAGGGCTGCATCTATGTCTTCCATTCCGGCGGCTTCCATTTCAGCCAGCACATAGGGATGGCAGCGTGTAGCGCCTTGCCCGAAGATCATCAGGCTACGGGTGAGGATATTGGCTCCTTCAACCGTAATAGAGATTGGATTGGCCATATAGGCATGACCCAGATAGTTTTTGGGTCCCAGCTGGATGCCTTTACCGGACTGAATGTCCATGGCATCGTCCATCACTGCCCTGCCCATCTCTGTCATATGGTATTTGGCAATGGCCGTCACCACAGAGGGTTTTACTTTAAGATCAATTCCTGTAGTGGTTAAACGCCGTGCTGCTTCCAACTGATAGGTGTTACCTATGATGCGGGCCAACGCTTCCTGCACACCTTCAAAGTGACCGATGGACATGCCGAACTGTTTACGCACATAACTATAGGCAGTGGTGGTTTTGGTGGTCACATGACCCGAGGCAGTAGCCAGCGCAGGCAGTGAAATACCCCGACCGGCCGACAGGCACTCAACCAGCATACGCCAGCCTTTACCTGCATACTGAGGCCCACCGATTATCCAATCCAACGGAATAAATACTTTGTCCCCCCGGGTAGTTCCATTCATAAAGGCCATGTTCAGTGGATTGTGGCGATTACCGATTTCAACGCCGGGATGACTGGTTGGAATAAGCGCACAGGTAATGCCGATATGTTTCTTATCTCCCAGCAGACCATCAGGGTCTTTCATTTGAAACGCGAGACCCAACACAGTCGCAACGGGCGCCAGGGTAATATAGCGCTTGTTCCAGGTCAGTTCGACGCCAAGAACCTCGTTGCCATTAAACTCGCCGTTTTTGACCACGCCGACATCGGGAATTGCGCCCGCATCAGAGCCCGCTTCAGGTCCGGTCAGGGCGAAACAGGGAATTTCTTCGCCTTTGGCAAGCGAAGGTAACCAGAAATCTTTTTGCTCCTTGGTACCGTAATGAGTCAAAAGCTCACCGGGCCCCAGCGAGTTGGGTACCATCACGGTTACCGCAGCGCTGACACTGCGACTGGCCAGCTTGGCAACAATGGTGGAGTTGGCATAGGCCGAGAAACCTTTACCACCGTACTTTTTCGGAATAATAAGCGCGAAGAAGCCTTCTTTCTTGAAGTAGTCCCACAGCTCGG
This portion of the Shewanella amazonensis SB2B genome encodes:
- the zwf gene encoding glucose-6-phosphate dehydrogenase, producing MGNTTSGAKACDFVLFGTKGDLARRKLLPSLYQLDKATLLHNDTKIIGVAKDAFSTEEFRELVKTALTTFVKDPLCETTIERFVSRCHYVGTNFTESEGYSAFHELLEPEKRVMVNYFATPPAIFGDICRCLHEQNLIFPDTRVVLEKPIGSDLESSRVINNQVSQYFNENQVYRIDHYLGKETVQNLIALRFANSLFASKWDNRTIDHVQITVAEEVGIEGRWGYFDKAGQMRDMIQNHLLQVLTLVAMDPPVNLDADSIRDEKVKVLKSLRPINMDNVNENTVRGQYSAGFLKGSPVPGYLEEEGANVNSNTETFVALRVDIDNWRWAGVPFYLRSGKRMPFKSSEIVVHFKNPPHNLYRSSYRNLPPNKLTIRLQPHEGVEIQMMNKVPGLEQKTRLQTTKLDLSFSDTFKNERIADAYERLLLEAMLGNQALFVRRDEVEQAWTWVDGIIQAWEAGNERPKAYPAGTWGPVASVALITKDGRSWDE
- the pyk gene encoding pyruvate kinase, which encodes MFRRTKIVTTLGPATDRDDNLRRIIAAGANVVRLNFSHGSPEDHLERATRTRAIAKELGVHVAILGDLQGPKIRVSTFKDNRKVQLALGQEFILDAELAKGEGDETQVGIDYKELPDDVSIGDILMLDDGRVQLKVERVEGRKVFTTVTVAGPLSNNKGINKKGGGLSAAALTEKDKADIITAARINVDYLAVSFPRSGADLNYARDLAKAAGSNAMIVAKVERAEAVASDEAMDDVILASDAVMVARGDLGVEIGDAALVAVQKKLISRSRQLNRVVITATQMMESMITSPMPTRAEVMDVANAVLDGTDAVMLSAETAAGDFPEETVRAMANVCVGAESHPSVKVSKHRMDERFTSVEETIALSTMYAANHLDGVKAIIALTESGATAQLMSRISSSLPIIALSRHSTTLAKMALYRGVQPVYFDSTSFRADEVAAQALEAVRAAGYLGSGDMVLMTKGDAMETIGGTNTCKVLILP
- a CDS encoding MurR/RpiR family transcriptional regulator, with protein sequence MNTLEKVQKSLNQFSKSERKVAEVILASPQTAIHSSIATLAKMADVSEPTVNRFCRRLDTKGFPDFKLHLAQSLANGTPYVSRHVEEDDSPESYTTKIFESSMASLDTARQSLDMQAINKAVDILTQAKTISFFGLGASAAVAHDAQNKFFRFNVPVICFDDVLMQRMSCINSNEGDVVVLISHTGRTKSLIDIARLARENGAAVIGITARNSPLSVECTLSVTMEVPEDTDMYLPMASRLAQLVVIDVLATGFTLRRGPRFRDSLKRVKEALKESRINKDPIL
- the pgl gene encoding 6-phosphogluconolactonase, whose translation is MLKEAVFKSFDNTDSLETQLADRIARQLQDAVDARGKASLVVSGGSTPLKLFKALSNKAIDWNEVFVTLADERWVDNAHKDSNERLVRENLLQNRAASAKFRGLKNMFASAEEGAAMTSEHLANVPRPFDVVVLGMGNDGHTCSWFPCSDDLMRALDSDALCEAVTPRTAPHERITLTKKAILNSRQIYLHLVGEQKLSVYRQALESDDIKAMPIRVVLGQHKTPVDVYWSA